A single window of Nocardia sp. NBC_01327 DNA harbors:
- a CDS encoding STAS domain-containing protein produces the protein MTTTVTVHDGATVLAVIGEVDLATAPALENAIESTLAGKPGALVIDLSEVSFLASAGMAALVAAHQRAGGTRIAVVADGPATSRQLRMTNLDQVFSMHPTLDEALSALTTN, from the coding sequence ATGACTACGACGGTCACCGTGCACGACGGCGCGACGGTGCTTGCCGTGATCGGCGAGGTCGATCTCGCGACGGCGCCCGCGCTCGAGAATGCGATCGAATCGACCCTGGCCGGGAAACCGGGCGCTCTCGTCATCGATCTGTCCGAGGTGAGCTTCCTGGCCTCCGCGGGCATGGCGGCGCTGGTTGCCGCGCATCAGCGTGCCGGTGGGACCCGCATCGCCGTGGTCGCCGACGGGCCCGCTACCAGTCGGCAGCTGCGAATGACCAATCTGGACCAGGTCTTCTCGATGCATCCGACGCTCGACGAGGCGCTGTCGGCGCTCACCACGAACTGA
- a CDS encoding LLM class F420-dependent oxidoreductase translates to MRIGLSINYTDGFKEVAAEVADLERAGLDIVFVPEAYSFDAVSGLGYLAAKTERVQLASGIMQLYTRTPTLTAMTAAGLDYVSDGRFILGLGASGPQVIEGFHGVPYDAPIGRTREVLEICRKVWRRERLEYNGKYYTIPLPAEKGTGLGKPLKLINHPVRENIPVLLAALGPKNVELAAEMAEGWQPIFFLPEKADDIWGQSLKNGLAKRDPALGKLEVFAGPPLAIGDNVEPLREFVKPHLALYIGGMGAKGKNFYHTLATKYGYGAEADRIQELYLAGKKDEAAKVVPDELVRDVSLIGSASFVKERVAAFREAGVTALNVVPLAGTKDERVKLVEQLRTICD, encoded by the coding sequence ATGCGTATCGGATTGTCGATCAATTACACCGACGGCTTCAAAGAGGTAGCCGCCGAGGTCGCCGACCTCGAACGGGCCGGCCTCGATATCGTGTTCGTGCCCGAGGCGTATTCGTTCGACGCGGTGAGCGGGCTGGGCTATCTGGCCGCGAAGACCGAACGGGTGCAGCTGGCTTCGGGCATCATGCAGCTCTACACCCGGACGCCCACCCTGACGGCCATGACGGCCGCCGGTCTGGACTATGTGTCGGACGGCCGTTTCATTCTCGGCCTCGGCGCCTCGGGCCCGCAGGTCATCGAGGGTTTCCACGGCGTGCCCTATGACGCGCCGATCGGCCGCACCCGCGAGGTCCTGGAGATCTGCCGCAAGGTGTGGCGGCGGGAGCGCCTGGAGTACAACGGCAAGTACTACACCATTCCGCTGCCCGCGGAAAAGGGCACCGGTCTGGGCAAGCCGCTCAAGCTCATCAATCACCCTGTGCGCGAGAACATTCCGGTGCTGCTGGCGGCGCTGGGACCCAAGAACGTCGAGCTGGCCGCGGAAATGGCCGAGGGCTGGCAGCCCATCTTCTTCCTGCCGGAGAAGGCCGACGACATCTGGGGTCAGTCGCTGAAAAACGGTCTGGCCAAGCGTGATCCGGCGCTGGGCAAGCTCGAGGTCTTCGCCGGTCCGCCGCTGGCCATCGGCGACAATGTGGAGCCGCTGCGCGAATTCGTGAAGCCGCATCTGGCGCTGTACATCGGCGGTATGGGCGCCAAGGGCAAGAACTTCTATCACACCCTCGCCACCAAGTACGGCTACGGCGCCGAGGCGGACCGCATCCAGGAGCTGTACCTGGCGGGCAAGAAGGACGAGGCCGCCAAGGTCGTTCCCGACGAGCTGGTGCGCGATGTCAGCCTGATCGGTTCGGCGTCCTTCGTGAAGGAGCGCGTCGCCGCATTCCGCGAGGCCGGTGTGACCGCCCTCAATGTGGTGCCCCTGGCCGGCACCAAGGACGAGCGCGTCAAGCTGGTCGAGCAGCTGCGCACCATCTGCGACTGA
- a CDS encoding cyclodeaminase/cyclohydrolase family protein: MTQDAAQAITTFGDSTLQGYLDELAAKVPAPGGGAVAALHAAQGAALVAMVARYTTRAKDAENRPVIDRIILAADIARDRALALADADAAAFTAVGFAYKMAKETEAQQAARTEAITAALLGAARVPAAVVAAADEVVSLATELLPIGNPNVVTDIGAAADAARSAAATSQLNIAINVASLGVGAGAEFAPVLTQIDEVIARADALHNDVVAAITG, encoded by the coding sequence ATGACTCAGGACGCCGCGCAGGCCATCACCACCTTCGGTGACTCGACACTGCAGGGCTACCTGGATGAGCTGGCCGCCAAGGTGCCCGCGCCGGGTGGCGGCGCGGTCGCCGCGCTGCACGCCGCGCAGGGCGCCGCGCTCGTCGCCATGGTCGCGCGCTACACCACCCGCGCCAAGGATGCCGAGAACCGGCCGGTCATCGACCGCATCATTCTGGCCGCCGATATCGCCCGCGATCGCGCGCTCGCACTGGCCGACGCCGATGCCGCCGCCTTCACCGCGGTCGGTTTCGCCTACAAGATGGCCAAGGAGACCGAGGCGCAGCAGGCCGCGCGCACCGAGGCCATTACCGCCGCCCTGCTCGGCGCGGCCCGCGTGCCCGCCGCCGTGGTCGCCGCGGCCGATGAAGTCGTCTCCCTCGCAACGGAACTGCTTCCCATCGGCAACCCCAATGTGGTGACCGATATCGGCGCCGCGGCCGATGCCGCCAGGTCCGCCGCCGCCACTTCGCAGCTCAATATCGCGATCAATGTGGCGTCACTGGGCGTCGGCGCGGGCGCGGAGTTCGCCCCGGTGCTCACCCAGATCGACGAGGTCATCGCCCGCGCGGACGCACTGCACAACGATGTGGTCGCGGCCATCACCGGCTGA
- a CDS encoding L,D-transpeptidase encodes MRNAIRFLFAATTLAAAAVFGSGAAGAVLTAPDIPAVQAISPGPGEVVGIAAPVRVQFAAPVADRARAEQAVGVRAETSLAGHFSWVDDRQLTWTPAAYLPTSAPITVSVGRLHTQFDTNGGTSADADMSAHTFTVSIGGVVVRTMPASMGKPGRETPVGTFPVMSRERTVTFDSRTIGIPLSDPEGYLMTGEFAERLTSGGVYVHSAPWSVDSQGNSNVSHGCINLAPADAEWYYDNVAIGDPVTTHW; translated from the coding sequence ATGCGGAACGCGATTCGTTTTCTGTTTGCCGCAACAACACTCGCGGCAGCAGCCGTGTTCGGCTCCGGAGCCGCAGGGGCGGTGCTGACAGCACCCGATATCCCGGCGGTGCAGGCGATTTCGCCGGGGCCCGGTGAAGTGGTGGGCATAGCCGCACCGGTCAGGGTGCAGTTCGCCGCACCGGTCGCCGATCGCGCTCGCGCCGAACAGGCGGTGGGCGTACGCGCCGAAACCAGTTTGGCCGGGCACTTCTCCTGGGTAGACGACCGTCAGTTGACCTGGACTCCGGCCGCTTACCTGCCCACCTCAGCACCTATCACGGTGTCGGTGGGTCGCCTGCACACCCAATTCGATACGAACGGCGGCACGTCGGCCGATGCGGATATGTCGGCGCACACCTTCACGGTGTCCATCGGCGGCGTCGTGGTGCGAACCATGCCGGCCTCCATGGGCAAACCCGGCCGTGAGACTCCCGTCGGCACGTTCCCGGTCATGTCCCGCGAACGCACGGTGACCTTCGATTCGCGGACCATCGGCATTCCGCTGAGCGATCCGGAGGGCTATCTGATGACCGGCGAATTCGCCGAGCGCCTCACCTCGGGCGGCGTGTATGTGCACTCGGCGCCGTGGTCGGTTGACTCACAAGGCAATTCGAATGTCAGCCACGGCTGCATCAATCTGGCTCCGGCGGATGCGGAGTGGTACTACGACAATGTCGCGATCGGTGATCCGGTGACGACGCACTGGTGA
- a CDS encoding bifunctional 5,10-methylenetetrahydrofolate dehydrogenase/5,10-methenyltetrahydrofolate cyclohydrolase yields MDTTSLIGKELAAAINADTKARAAALAEQGAAPRLALVIANDDPASIWYVKSLNRAAERNGITCENVDLGIDATAEQIRVKLAELSADPSVDAIMLQTPLPKGVGLDDVSLSIAAAKDVDGVSPLSLGLLASGLPGFPPATSEAVVELAKFHAIPLAGRLVAVVGRSNVVGKPLAQLLLAENATVTVAHSRTTDLPSVTSAADVVVAAVGRAGLITGEHVREGAVVIDVGTNEDENGNITGDVNAESVTGKASALSPVPGGVGPVTTALLMRHVVQAAESAR; encoded by the coding sequence GTGGACACGACTTCGCTTATCGGCAAGGAACTCGCCGCTGCCATCAATGCCGACACCAAGGCACGGGCCGCCGCGCTCGCGGAGCAGGGCGCCGCGCCGCGCCTGGCGCTGGTGATCGCCAATGACGATCCGGCCAGCATCTGGTACGTGAAGTCGCTCAATCGCGCTGCGGAGCGCAATGGAATCACTTGCGAGAACGTCGATCTCGGCATCGATGCTACCGCCGAGCAGATTCGCGTCAAGCTTGCCGAACTGTCGGCCGACCCGTCGGTGGACGCGATCATGCTGCAGACCCCGCTGCCCAAGGGTGTCGGACTCGACGATGTGAGCCTGTCCATCGCCGCGGCCAAGGATGTCGACGGCGTCAGCCCGCTCTCACTCGGTCTGCTCGCCTCCGGCCTTCCGGGCTTCCCGCCCGCCACCTCCGAGGCCGTGGTGGAGCTGGCCAAGTTCCACGCGATTCCGCTCGCCGGTCGCCTGGTCGCGGTCGTGGGCCGCTCCAATGTGGTCGGCAAACCGCTGGCTCAGCTGCTGCTGGCCGAGAACGCCACCGTGACGGTCGCGCACTCCCGCACCACCGATCTGCCGTCGGTGACCTCGGCCGCCGATGTTGTGGTCGCCGCGGTGGGCCGCGCCGGACTGATCACCGGCGAGCACGTGCGCGAAGGCGCCGTCGTGATCGATGTGGGCACCAATGAGGACGAGAACGGCAATATCACCGGTGATGTGAATGCCGAATCCGTGACGGGTAAGGCCTCGGCCCTGAGCCCCGTGCCCGGCGGCGTCGGCCCCGTCACCACCGCGCTGCTCATGCGCCATGTGGTGCAGGCGGCCGAATCCGCGCGCTGA